The following are encoded in a window of Pirellulales bacterium genomic DNA:
- a CDS encoding PadR family transcriptional regulator: protein MNADLLRGALETVVLEVIAEGRTYGYEIAKAIERRSAGALLTQEGTLYPALHRLEKRGLLAANWRDSPEGRPRKYYQLTAQGRKELEAGRKEWSAFTAAVNRILGLAYVG, encoded by the coding sequence GTGAACGCCGACTTGCTCCGTGGTGCATTAGAGACGGTCGTCCTCGAAGTCATCGCCGAGGGGCGCACCTACGGCTATGAGATCGCCAAGGCCATCGAACGGCGCAGTGCCGGCGCCTTACTCACCCAGGAGGGTACGCTGTACCCCGCCTTGCATCGCCTGGAAAAACGCGGGCTGCTGGCCGCGAATTGGCGCGACTCGCCCGAAGGCCGGCCGCGAAAGTATTACCAGCTGACCGCACAGGGGCGGAAGGAACTCGAAGCGGGGCGCAAAGAGTGGTCCGCATTCACGGCCGCCGTCAATCGCATCCTGGGTTTGGCGTATGTCGGATGA
- a CDS encoding DUF1570 domain-containing protein, whose product MKRRARQSPAATAVARAIVAVLATVQAVGCVNTLHAPSILPARHALVTGQLVVHSENPLPANHRLLKELTDQRDQLSQLLTLPRSDEPIHVYLFDTPQEFSRFLALEFPEFPERRAFFIETDTQLAVYAQWGDRVAEDLRHEVAHGYLHAVVPNIPLWLDEGLAEYFEVARGAGGLNRPHVAELSAALAAGQWRPFLARLESITAVADMTQRYYAESWAWVHLMLHGPPQLRQVLCDYLQSLRSSNDPVPFAPRLAAVLPQPEPVLVEHLRLLAGNGTAAP is encoded by the coding sequence GTGAAACGCCGCGCGCGCCAATCCCCTGCGGCAACGGCCGTCGCCCGGGCGATCGTCGCGGTGCTGGCCACGGTCCAAGCGGTGGGCTGCGTTAATACGCTGCACGCGCCGTCGATCCTGCCCGCGCGCCATGCGCTGGTCACCGGCCAACTAGTCGTGCACAGCGAAAACCCGCTGCCGGCCAATCACCGGCTGCTGAAGGAATTGACCGATCAGCGCGACCAGCTCAGCCAGCTCTTGACGCTGCCGCGTTCGGACGAACCGATCCACGTTTACCTGTTCGACACTCCACAAGAGTTCTCGCGGTTTCTGGCGCTCGAGTTTCCCGAGTTTCCCGAGCGCCGTGCGTTCTTTATCGAGACCGACACCCAATTAGCGGTTTACGCGCAATGGGGCGACCGAGTGGCCGAAGACTTGCGGCACGAAGTGGCCCACGGCTACCTGCACGCGGTCGTACCGAATATCCCGCTATGGCTCGACGAGGGCTTGGCCGAGTACTTCGAAGTGGCCCGCGGCGCGGGAGGTTTGAATCGGCCCCACGTCGCCGAGCTCTCGGCCGCGCTGGCCGCGGGCCAATGGCGACCGTTCTTGGCGCGGCTCGAATCGATCACGGCCGTCGCCGACATGACGCAACGCTACTATGCCGAGAGCTGGGCCTGGGTCCACCTGATGCTGCACGGCCCGCCGCAATTGCGGCAAGTGCTCTGCGACTATCTACAATCCTTGCGCTCGAGCAACGACCCGGTGCCCTTCGCGCCCCGGCTGGCGGCGGTGCTGCCGCAACCCGAGCCGGTGCTGGTCGAGCACTTGCGCCTGTTGGCGGGCAATGGAACGGCCGCCCCGTAG
- a CDS encoding alpha/beta hydrolase: MKLRKAISTLIALIVLLAVTRSLASDRIALGSASFQFVDRLGNADKPIVVWTHAPRALKPKSAIVFVMHGMRRNGREYRDQWVRHAEAQRFLLIVPEFSEQAYSDEAYQRGNMFDDQGRAIDPTKWTFTAIEHLFDYVREAAGNRSEQYYLYGHSAGGQVVQRLVMFLPQARFKRAIAANPGYYTLPEAGAFPYGLDGTTASDETLRQGFARDFVLLLGDADTDRDDPNLRKTAEADRQGQHRFERGQFFFERARQRAAALDADFHWQKRTVRGAGHSDKQMSQAAVTALFAR; the protein is encoded by the coding sequence ATGAAGCTGCGCAAAGCGATCTCGACGTTGATTGCCCTCATCGTTCTGCTGGCTGTCACGCGCAGCCTGGCAAGCGATCGGATTGCACTCGGCTCGGCCAGTTTTCAGTTTGTCGATCGGCTAGGGAATGCCGACAAGCCGATCGTTGTGTGGACGCATGCTCCCCGGGCCCTCAAGCCCAAATCGGCCATCGTGTTTGTCATGCATGGCATGCGCCGAAACGGCCGGGAGTATCGCGATCAATGGGTGCGACACGCCGAGGCCCAGCGATTCTTGCTGATTGTTCCCGAGTTCTCCGAGCAAGCGTACTCGGACGAGGCGTATCAGCGCGGCAACATGTTCGACGACCAGGGCCGCGCAATTGACCCGACAAAGTGGACCTTTACGGCCATCGAGCACCTGTTCGATTACGTTCGCGAGGCGGCCGGAAACCGCTCTGAGCAATACTACTTGTATGGACATTCGGCCGGTGGCCAGGTGGTGCAGCGGCTGGTCATGTTTTTGCCTCAGGCGCGCTTCAAGCGGGCGATCGCCGCGAATCCCGGTTATTACACGCTCCCCGAAGCCGGTGCATTTCCCTACGGTCTAGATGGCACGACCGCGAGCGACGAGACGCTCAGGCAAGGCTTTGCACGCGACTTCGTCTTGCTGTTAGGCGACGCGGACACCGATCGCGACGACCCCAATCTGCGCAAAACGGCCGAGGCCGACCGGCAGGGTCAGCATCGCTTCGAGCGGGGCCAGTTTTTCTTTGAACGGGCCCGGCAGCGCGCGGCCGCGCTCGACGCCGACTTTCATTGGCAGAAGCGGACCGTGCGTGGAGCCGGACATTCGGACAAGCAGATGTCTCAGGCAGCGGTTACGGCCCTGTTTGCCCGCTAG
- the ispG gene encoding (E)-4-hydroxy-3-methylbut-2-enyl-diphosphate synthase, whose product MEITRNPTRPVRVGTVTLGGGHPIAVQSMTATHTQDVAATVALVNDLQDAGADVIRIAVDSQKDAEALAEIRRQTTANLSVDLQENYRLAAVVAPSVDKIRYNPGHLYHHERQKPWQDKVRFIAEVAAANDCALRVGVNCGSVDPAQLEKFAEDDSISPMLESAWEHCELLDSIGFARYVVSLKDSDPRKVIEVNTRFAAQRPDVPLHLGVTEAGIPPDGIIKTRIAFEQLISRGIGDTIRVSLTVPNPRKREEIAAGRQILADIAAGRVRSVVDYGLSTLNIISCPSCSRVENEAFVELAQQVKAMTEYARDHALTIAVMGCRVNGPGETDDADLGLWCGPKFVNLKRGAEELGAFPYDQILDRLREELDALIAQRSPAGA is encoded by the coding sequence TTGGAAATCACGCGTAATCCCACCCGGCCGGTGCGGGTTGGCACGGTTACCCTGGGCGGTGGGCACCCGATTGCCGTCCAGAGCATGACGGCGACGCACACGCAAGATGTCGCGGCGACCGTGGCACTGGTGAACGACCTGCAGGACGCCGGGGCTGACGTGATTCGCATCGCCGTCGACAGTCAGAAGGACGCCGAGGCGCTGGCCGAAATCCGCCGGCAGACGACGGCCAACCTGTCGGTCGATCTGCAGGAAAATTATCGGCTGGCCGCGGTGGTCGCGCCGAGCGTCGACAAGATTCGCTACAACCCGGGCCACCTCTACCACCACGAACGGCAAAAGCCCTGGCAGGACAAGGTGCGGTTTATCGCCGAAGTGGCGGCGGCCAACGACTGCGCGCTACGCGTGGGCGTCAATTGCGGGTCGGTCGATCCAGCCCAGCTCGAGAAATTTGCCGAGGACGACTCGATCTCGCCGATGCTGGAAAGTGCCTGGGAGCACTGCGAACTGCTCGACTCGATCGGTTTTGCGCGCTATGTCGTCTCGCTCAAGGATTCGGACCCGCGCAAGGTGATCGAGGTCAACACCCGGTTCGCCGCGCAGCGCCCTGACGTACCGCTGCACTTGGGCGTGACCGAAGCCGGCATTCCGCCCGATGGAATCATCAAGACCCGGATCGCGTTCGAGCAGTTGATCAGCCGCGGCATCGGCGACACGATCCGTGTGTCGCTTACCGTGCCCAATCCGCGCAAGCGCGAAGAGATCGCCGCCGGGCGGCAAATTCTGGCCGATATCGCCGCCGGCCGGGTCCGCTCGGTCGTCGACTACGGGCTCAGCACGCTCAACATCATCAGTTGCCCGAGTTGCTCGCGGGTCGAGAACGAAGCGTTCGTCGAGTTGGCCCAGCAGGTCAAGGCGATGACCGAGTATGCCCGCGATCACGCCTTGACGATTGCCGTGATGGGCTGCCGGGTGAACGGTCCCGGTGAAACGGACGACGCCGACCTGGGCCTGTGGTGCGGGCCAAAGTTCGTGAATCTCAAGCGCGGCGCCGAGGAGCTGGGCGCATTTCCGTACGATCAGATTCTCGATCGGTTGCGCGAGGAGCTCGACGCGCTGATCGCCCAGCGCTCGCCGGCGGGGGCCTGA
- a CDS encoding glycosyltransferase family 4 protein, with protein sequence MKRLLALIEAPEHVCYRYRIAAFCGALAEAGWELEAQPLDGRLWHRLAQLRAARRYHAVLIQRRLLPLSQLLLLRKSARSLIYDFDDAIFHRDSYSPKGTWSWSRMTRFWSTITAADAVIAGNTYLADQAECIVAAERVVRVPTCVDLNLYPLAARRAGTAVSLVWIGQRSTLPCLDCARPALEAVAHECPGIELRVISDVFPRFGEIQVVQRKWSAATEAAEIASADVGISWLPNDPWSRGKCGLKVLQYMAAGLPVVANSVGPHRDIVVPEVTGFLCDTPQQWADAIRTLAQDPVLRRQMGDAGRARVAEQFDVSVWGARFVRIIEDATAWREGRRTDLPRPHFSSHIEVPA encoded by the coding sequence GTGAAACGCCTGTTGGCGCTTATCGAAGCCCCCGAACACGTCTGCTATCGCTATCGAATCGCCGCGTTTTGCGGCGCTCTGGCGGAAGCGGGCTGGGAACTCGAAGCCCAACCGCTCGACGGACGGCTCTGGCACCGGCTCGCCCAACTGCGAGCGGCGCGCCGCTACCACGCCGTCCTGATTCAGCGCAGGCTCTTGCCGCTCAGCCAGTTGTTGCTGCTGCGGAAATCGGCACGGTCACTCATCTACGATTTCGACGACGCAATCTTTCACCGCGACAGCTACTCGCCCAAGGGCACCTGGAGCTGGTCGCGGATGACGCGGTTCTGGTCGACGATCACCGCGGCCGACGCCGTGATCGCGGGCAACACCTACCTGGCCGACCAGGCCGAGTGCATCGTCGCGGCCGAGCGCGTGGTGCGCGTGCCCACCTGCGTGGATCTGAACCTCTATCCGCTGGCCGCGCGGCGTGCTGGAACGGCCGTATCGCTGGTCTGGATCGGCCAGCGGAGCACGTTGCCTTGCCTCGACTGCGCGCGTCCGGCGCTCGAGGCCGTGGCCCACGAATGTCCTGGCATCGAGCTGCGAGTGATCAGTGACGTCTTCCCCCGCTTTGGTGAAATCCAGGTGGTGCAGCGCAAGTGGTCGGCCGCGACCGAAGCGGCCGAGATCGCTTCGGCCGATGTCGGCATCAGTTGGCTGCCAAACGATCCTTGGAGCCGCGGCAAATGCGGCTTGAAGGTCTTGCAATACATGGCTGCCGGATTGCCGGTCGTGGCCAACTCGGTGGGGCCGCATCGCGATATCGTCGTACCCGAGGTGACGGGGTTCTTGTGCGATACGCCGCAACAGTGGGCCGACGCGATTCGCACCCTGGCCCAGGACCCGGTGCTGCGCCGGCAGATGGGCGACGCCGGCCGGGCGCGCGTGGCAGAGCAATTCGACGTGAGCGTGTGGGGCGCGCGATTCGTACGCATCATCGAAGATGCCACCGCCTGGCGCGAGGGGCGACGCACGGACCTGCCGCGCCCGCACTTTTCATCCCACATCGAGGTGCCTGCGTGA